In Candidatus Margulisiibacteriota bacterium, the following proteins share a genomic window:
- a CDS encoding metal-dependent hydrolase gives MLAPTHGIFGIFLTLIVLAIFGVQWSLHWTIILFAVIGSIMPDIDHPNSTIGRIFYFISVPLERRYGHRTVTHSLIGWVIFSAVFSFLSVFVIWLLGFVCDLGFGAWDLVPRWIASFSISYLSHLILDMFNLRGSQMFWPDPGRDVIPKNPKFRLESGAKAEVLVFFILVILMVLAFPLSKFGLASSLRWLLATPGSAIQEFKTLKTHAYLDFKGVLNETKEPIAGRGEVLDVNNQRLVVLFEGNIYTLSDELAADIFASHVRVKKSDRPIKIERREFRDKSREALLAGIPSGGLVSGVVHLPEEMSLKIPVSEGTYKAMEQKGNDLVLTYASRRQIEKLALTQEYEMKNRRNLAELSRLNAQARKVRGEIAALDDNGLTALGKEVLVDREEEEKQGTRLAELTSQLEELNVRIDELKLKLAAGRPLFSGEVYIRQ, from the coding sequence ATGCTCGCGCCGACCCATGGAATCTTTGGTATTTTTCTGACGCTGATCGTCCTGGCGATCTTTGGCGTTCAGTGGAGCCTGCACTGGACGATCATCTTATTTGCCGTCATTGGCTCGATCATGCCGGATATCGACCACCCCAATTCCACCATCGGCCGGATATTCTATTTTATTTCCGTTCCCCTTGAGCGGCGATACGGCCATCGGACCGTCACTCATTCCCTGATCGGCTGGGTTATTTTTTCAGCAGTATTTAGTTTCTTGTCCGTATTTGTAATTTGGTTATTGGGCTTTGTTTGTGATTTGGGCTTTGGAGCTTGGGATTTAGTCCCAAGATGGATCGCTTCGTTTAGCATTAGTTACTTGTCTCATCTGATCCTTGATATGTTCAATCTCCGTGGTTCCCAGATGTTTTGGCCCGATCCCGGGCGGGATGTTATTCCCAAAAACCCGAAATTCCGGCTGGAGTCGGGGGCTAAAGCGGAAGTTCTGGTCTTTTTTATCCTGGTTATTCTAATGGTCCTGGCATTTCCTTTGTCTAAATTCGGTTTGGCCAGCTCTCTGCGTTGGCTCCTGGCGACCCCCGGGTCAGCGATCCAGGAGTTTAAAACCCTCAAGACGCATGCTTACCTCGATTTCAAAGGAGTCTTGAATGAAACCAAAGAGCCGATCGCCGGGCGTGGGGAAGTTCTAGATGTTAACAACCAGCGGCTGGTTGTTCTCTTTGAAGGAAATATTTATACCTTAAGCGATGAACTTGCCGCCGATATCTTCGCTTCTCATGTCCGGGTCAAAAAGAGTGACCGGCCGATCAAGATTGAACGGCGGGAGTTTAGAGATAAAAGCCGGGAAGCGCTTCTGGCCGGAATTCCTTCCGGCGGGCTGGTTTCCGGTGTTGTTCATTTGCCGGAAGAGATGTCTTTGAAGATCCCGGTTAGCGAAGGGACCTATAAAGCCATGGAGCAAAAAGGGAACGATCTGGTCCTGACCTATGCTTCCCGGCGGCAGATCGAGAAGCTGGCACTGACACAGGAGTATGAAATGAAGAACAGGCGGAATCTGGCGGAGCTTTCCCGGTTAAACGCCCAGGCCAGAAAGGTTCGGGGAGAGATAGCGGCACTCGATGATAACGGGCTGACCGCTCTTGGAAAGGAGGTTTTAGTCGATAGGGAAGAAGAGGAAAAGCAGGGAACGCGGCTAGCTGAATTAACCAGCCAGCTTGAGGAGCTAAATGTTCGGATCGATGAATTGAAGCTTAAACTTGCCGCCGGCCGACCGCTCTTTTCCGGCGAAGTTTATATTAGGCAATAG
- a CDS encoding tyrosine-type recombinase/integrase, with protein MPGNVEYLTSNEINALLSAIDDTRDLAIVLLFLNTGIFLNELVSLKTDSINWEKKILAVAGNRGREIQLNDQLFEALAKWSKVRVNTQITALFTTTKGEVNALSARTVDHLIRKYAAQAGIGKKVNAKMLRHTFAARLCREEVSIDRAAAILGITDAESISRYIKVAKEPPKVNLVPEEVDTRPILVKFLTKLFPTKPKIAKPLTTIKGAILPSPTEVAFGREGVIEDIKGHLKKGQSVLLTGQVGIGKTHLLKNIAGSFGATTFYFSSPSPMRDLLKQLHEKLNCPGDKLNGRSSSKEIVGQITSALEAPKTILIIDNLDSLKASDIETFLTLLEKFTILGAVEEPKPKLKSVWWKFKRIDLKPLSEEAAKELIRYLTQNLSITDYEMLETRILSLSNHLPVAIVDMIHQVSHRPVVNKEVIRDVYHEAGVYFRDWTPVIIILWGMVIAFRFVALGMHSFEGYILAGFGTALLATVRVFMFKMK; from the coding sequence ATGCCAGGGAATGTTGAATACTTAACGTCTAACGAAATTAACGCGCTATTGTCCGCGATCGATGATACTCGCGATCTGGCGATTGTCCTTCTCTTTTTGAATACCGGGATATTTCTCAACGAGCTGGTTAGTTTAAAAACCGATTCAATTAATTGGGAAAAGAAGATACTCGCGGTTGCCGGTAATAGGGGGCGAGAGATTCAATTAAACGATCAACTCTTTGAGGCTTTGGCCAAATGGTCCAAAGTTAGAGTGAATACTCAAATCACCGCGTTGTTTACGACCACCAAAGGAGAGGTCAACGCTCTCTCTGCCCGAACGGTCGATCACCTTATCCGCAAATATGCCGCCCAGGCCGGGATCGGCAAAAAGGTTAATGCCAAGATGCTCCGGCATACTTTCGCGGCCAGGCTCTGCCGGGAAGAGGTCTCGATCGACCGGGCGGCCGCCATTCTTGGGATTACCGACGCTGAATCGATCAGCCGCTATATTAAAGTGGCAAAAGAGCCGCCGAAAGTCAACCTCGTTCCAGAAGAGGTCGATACTCGCCCAATATTAGTTAAATTCCTAACCAAACTCTTTCCAACCAAGCCGAAGATTGCCAAGCCGCTTACCACTATCAAAGGAGCGATTCTCCCTAGCCCAACCGAAGTTGCTTTTGGGCGGGAGGGGGTAATTGAGGATATCAAGGGACATCTCAAGAAAGGGCAGTCGGTTCTTTTGACCGGCCAGGTGGGGATTGGGAAAACGCATCTCCTTAAAAATATTGCCGGATCATTTGGCGCCACCACTTTTTACTTTTCCTCTCCTTCGCCGATGCGTGATCTGCTCAAACAATTGCATGAAAAGCTAAATTGTCCGGGCGATAAGCTAAACGGCCGCTCTTCTTCAAAGGAGATCGTTGGTCAGATTACCTCTGCTCTCGAAGCCCCAAAAACCATTCTGATCATCGATAACCTGGATAGTTTGAAAGCGTCGGATATCGAGACTTTTCTTACGCTTCTCGAGAAGTTTACTATCCTGGGGGCGGTTGAAGAGCCGAAACCGAAGCTCAAGTCGGTTTGGTGGAAGTTCAAGCGGATCGACCTGAAACCATTGAGCGAAGAGGCGGCCAAAGAGTTGATCCGCTACTTGACCCAGAATCTTTCCATCACCGATTACGAGATGCTCGAGACCAGGATTCTTTCTTTGTCCAACCATCTGCCGGTCGCTATTGTCGATATGATCCACCAGGTCAGCCACCGGCCGGTGGTCAATAAAGAGGTTATTCGCGATGTTTATCATGAGGCGGGAGTTTATTTTCGCGACTGGACCCCCGTCATCATCATTCTTTGGGGGATGGTGATAGCCTTCCGGTTTGTGGCTCTTGGCATGCACAGCTTTGAAGGGTACATCTTGGCCGGCTTTGGTACCGCTCTGCTCGCGACGGTGCGGGTTTTTATGTTCAAGATGAAATAG
- a CDS encoding DNA methyltransferase — protein MNIAQIEKNMQKLVNSIHKDNFIYEFLEAYGIPKASIARLKKGGLNLSKVEGEILWKKKVFFKQLIGDHLHETIESIREKEKATKHNPRFIIVTDFITLLAIDTKTNDTLDIPILEIARHFDFFLPWAGMEKARHQNENPADVKAAERMAKLYDEIKRENPTKTLGEAHSLNVFLSRLLFCFFADDTDLFKKNQFINAISSHTQVDGSDLQAYLDKLFEVLNTEPGKRKKLPAYLEGFPFVNGGLFRNKYGLPVFTRRSRQEIINCGLLDWSVINPDIFGSMMQAVVTPEHRGGVGMHYTSVPNIMKVLRPLFLDELNEVLDVSMGNRKKLEALLIRVQNIKVFDPACGSGNFLIIAYKELRRLEMKIFRALSSLAFSDIRLSNFYGIELDDFAHEVAILSLWLAEHQMNQEFFKSFGRGKPALPLKEMGNIVHGNAAKIDWEEVCPKSTGKEIYVLGNPPYQGSRKQNKSQKDDLALVFSGFSKYKDLDYIAIWFYKGAKYIRESDAKLAFVSTNSICQGEQVSLIWPTIFGLGLQICFAYTSFKWKNNARDNAGVTVIIVGLSTAIAQDKFIFSDSIKHKVHNINAYLISGESNTFVYSRTTPLSDMPTMNFGNMPADGGKLLFTTEEMNDFVLKEPISKKWFKKLINAQEYLNGRERWCLWLEGIANKELRMMPKVSSVVNCVKEIRKKSSRPQLAKTPHLFAQITQPQNKSCIIVPRVSSESRKYIPIDYLDGENKVTDSFFTIVTDRLEVFSIVTSYMHMVWLAYIGGKLETRYQYSKNVVYNTFPIPLISVNQKKELEKNVYRILKEREMHSEKTLSQLYDPDKMPEGLREAHHQNDLAVESCYRSQPFESDEERLECLFKLYEQMIADEKTKGTLFEAESKTKRKRK, from the coding sequence ATGAATATTGCCCAAATAGAAAAAAATATGCAAAAGCTTGTAAATTCCATACATAAGGATAACTTTATCTATGAATTTCTCGAGGCATATGGGATACCAAAGGCATCTATCGCGAGACTTAAAAAAGGAGGATTAAACCTTTCGAAGGTTGAAGGCGAAATATTATGGAAGAAGAAAGTATTCTTTAAACAATTGATAGGTGACCATCTCCACGAGACTATTGAAAGTATTAGAGAGAAAGAAAAAGCAACAAAACACAATCCCCGCTTCATAATAGTAACCGACTTTATAACCTTACTTGCAATTGATACGAAAACCAACGATACACTTGATATCCCTATCCTTGAAATAGCAAGACATTTTGACTTCTTTTTGCCCTGGGCTGGGATGGAAAAGGCTCGCCATCAAAACGAAAACCCCGCAGACGTAAAAGCAGCCGAAAGAATGGCAAAGCTATATGATGAAATAAAACGAGAGAACCCAACTAAAACTCTGGGGGAGGCGCATAGCCTAAATGTCTTTCTTTCTCGACTCTTATTTTGCTTCTTTGCAGATGATACTGATCTTTTCAAGAAAAATCAGTTTATTAACGCGATAAGTAGCCACACGCAGGTTGATGGTAGCGACCTACAAGCATATCTTGATAAATTGTTTGAGGTTCTTAATACAGAACCAGGAAAGCGGAAAAAGCTCCCTGCCTACCTTGAAGGGTTTCCTTTTGTTAATGGTGGTTTGTTTCGTAATAAATATGGTTTGCCTGTTTTTACAAGGCGAAGTCGACAAGAGATCATTAATTGTGGGCTGCTGGACTGGTCGGTTATTAATCCAGATATATTTGGTTCAATGATGCAGGCGGTTGTAACCCCAGAGCACCGTGGTGGGGTAGGAATGCACTACACCAGCGTTCCTAACATAATGAAGGTGCTTCGGCCTTTGTTCTTGGATGAGTTGAACGAAGTGCTTGACGTCAGCATGGGAAATCGCAAAAAACTTGAAGCATTATTGATTCGCGTCCAAAACATTAAGGTGTTTGACCCGGCCTGCGGCAGCGGGAATTTCTTGATTATCGCCTATAAGGAATTGCGAAGACTGGAAATGAAAATCTTTAGGGCTTTAAGTAGCCTGGCTTTTTCAGATATTCGATTGAGCAACTTTTATGGGATTGAACTGGATGATTTTGCCCACGAAGTGGCAATATTATCGCTATGGCTGGCAGAGCATCAGATGAATCAGGAATTCTTTAAATCTTTTGGAAGGGGAAAGCCTGCTTTGCCACTAAAGGAAATGGGGAATATTGTTCATGGCAATGCTGCCAAAATTGATTGGGAAGAAGTTTGCCCAAAAAGTACGGGGAAGGAAATATACGTTTTAGGAAATCCGCCATATCAAGGCTCAAGGAAGCAAAATAAATCACAAAAAGACGACCTAGCATTGGTGTTTTCTGGTTTCTCAAAATATAAAGATCTTGATTATATTGCCATATGGTTTTATAAGGGAGCAAAGTATATACGAGAATCTGACGCTAAACTTGCGTTTGTTTCAACAAATTCTATTTGCCAGGGTGAACAGGTGTCTTTGATATGGCCCACGATATTCGGACTTGGTCTCCAGATATGTTTTGCTTATACATCTTTTAAATGGAAAAACAATGCAAGAGACAATGCCGGGGTGACTGTGATTATTGTTGGCTTATCAACGGCAATAGCCCAAGATAAGTTCATATTTAGCGATTCTATCAAACATAAAGTGCATAACATTAATGCATATTTAATTTCCGGAGAGAGCAACACATTTGTTTATTCCAGAACCACCCCCTTATCAGATATGCCAACAATGAATTTTGGAAACATGCCTGCTGACGGCGGAAAGCTGTTGTTCACTACGGAGGAAATGAATGACTTTGTTTTAAAGGAACCTATTTCTAAAAAGTGGTTTAAGAAGCTAATTAACGCTCAGGAATATCTTAATGGTAGGGAGCGGTGGTGTCTTTGGTTGGAAGGAATAGCTAACAAGGAATTGCGTATGATGCCCAAAGTCTCGTCTGTTGTTAATTGTGTAAAGGAAATTAGAAAGAAATCATCCCGGCCACAACTGGCCAAAACCCCTCATTTGTTTGCTCAAATAACTCAGCCCCAAAATAAGAGTTGCATTATTGTTCCGAGGGTATCTTCGGAAAGCCGAAAGTATATTCCCATTGATTATCTTGATGGTGAAAACAAGGTTACAGATTCATTCTTTACTATTGTTACTGACCGGTTAGAAGTATTCTCTATTGTTACTTCTTACATGCATATGGTTTGGCTGGCCTACATTGGGGGTAAATTGGAAACAAGATATCAATACTCAAAGAATGTCGTTTACAATACTTTTCCGATCCCCTTGATTTCCGTTAACCAAAAGAAGGAATTAGAGAAAAATGTTTACCGAATTCTAAAAGAAAGAGAAATGCATAGTGAAAAAACACTCTCACAATTATATGATCCTGATAAGATGCCAGAAGGGTTGCGCGAAGCCCATCACCAGAACGATCTTGCAGTAGAAAGCTGCTATCGTAGCCAGCCCTTTGAAAGTGATGAAGAACGATTAGAATGTCTTTTCAAACTCTATGAGCAAATGATTGCAGATGAAAAGACCAAGGGGACTTTGTTTGAAGCAGAATCAAAAACCAAAAGAAAAAGGAAGTAA
- a CDS encoding four helix bundle protein, protein MGIVKIEKFEDIKAWHEARELTKSIYALTSKGNFDKDFRLKDQIRSAAASIMANIAEGFDAQSDLEFIKFLIYSRRSASEVQSHLYVALDQAYLSEEYFRKLSDDIVKTKNLIYGFIRYLQKTNKGGKTSSLGLRT, encoded by the coding sequence ATGGGAATTGTGAAAATAGAAAAATTTGAAGATATTAAAGCCTGGCATGAAGCTAGAGAATTAACAAAAAGCATTTATGCTCTGACCTCAAAGGGAAATTTTGACAAAGATTTCCGCTTAAAAGATCAGATTAGAAGCGCGGCCGCTTCCATAATGGCGAACATTGCCGAAGGATTTGACGCGCAGTCGGACTTGGAATTTATCAAGTTTTTAATTTACTCTAGACGATCGGCTTCTGAAGTCCAATCTCATCTCTATGTCGCCTTAGATCAGGCGTATTTGTCGGAAGAATATTTTCGAAAGCTTTCCGATGACATCGTTAAAACAAAGAATCTTATTTACGGTTTTATTAGATATTTGCAAAAAACGAATAAAGGAGGAAAGACGTCTAGCCTGGGGCTTCGGACTTAG
- a CDS encoding DEAD/DEAH box helicase family protein, which translates to MPDIVHVTYSQTGQSSKTNALGMREMQEKAFQSRDAQYLLLKAPPASGKSRALMFIALDKIMHQGLKKVIVAVPERSIAGSFSKTNLKDYGYFADWDPNPNYNLCTPGLDGSKTKVQAFKNFLDNDEKIMICTHATLRFAYEEVDESRFNNILLVIDEFHHVSADYDSRLGEVLRSIMQHTSAHVFAMTGSYFRGDTVPVLLPEDEAKFTKVTYNYYEQLNGYIYLKSLGIGYHFYQGQYTSAIMDILDTNKKTILHIPNVNSGESTKDKHNEVDTILDAIGEVQRVDPDTQVIYVKRHGDGRILKVADLVNDNPSDRDKIITYLRNMKTLEDMDLIIALGMAKEGFDWPFCEHALTVGYRGSLTEIIQIIGRCTRDSSNKSHAQFTNLIAQPDAADALVKLSVNNMLKAITASLLMEQVLAPNFKFKTKLSDEDKSAPSEIKIRGLKLPSSKRVNDIIESDLNDLKATILQDDTMLKAMPGNVDPEVINKVLIPKIIKLRYPDLSEEEAEEVRQYVVVDSAIKTSEIKDSGGKRFVRMAGQFVNIDDLHIDLIDKINPFQKAFEILSKSVTTRVLKVIQDAIEATRIQMTMEEAVILWPKINEFVKTFNRQPGIQSSDPLERRMAEGIIYLKDQKRRKQNGQ; encoded by the coding sequence ATGCCAGATATAGTTCATGTGACTTATTCACAAACAGGGCAAAGTTCTAAAACTAACGCTTTAGGCATGCGTGAAATGCAAGAGAAAGCATTCCAGTCAAGGGATGCTCAGTACTTGTTACTAAAAGCGCCTCCTGCCTCGGGTAAGTCGAGGGCATTAATGTTTATTGCCCTTGATAAGATTATGCATCAGGGGCTTAAAAAAGTGATTGTCGCGGTTCCAGAAAGGTCGATCGCGGGATCATTCAGTAAGACGAATTTAAAGGATTATGGATACTTTGCCGATTGGGACCCAAATCCTAACTACAATCTTTGCACCCCCGGGCTCGATGGGAGCAAAACAAAAGTGCAAGCTTTTAAGAACTTTCTGGATAATGATGAGAAGATTATGATCTGTACTCACGCAACGCTGCGTTTTGCCTATGAAGAAGTGGATGAATCAAGGTTCAACAATATTCTATTGGTTATAGATGAGTTCCATCATGTGTCGGCAGATTACGATAGCCGCTTGGGTGAGGTGTTGCGCTCAATTATGCAACATACAAGTGCTCATGTTTTTGCTATGACCGGCTCATATTTTCGCGGAGACACTGTGCCTGTCCTCTTGCCAGAAGATGAGGCCAAATTTACTAAGGTAACTTATAACTATTATGAACAGCTAAATGGCTACATATATTTAAAATCGCTTGGTATTGGTTACCATTTTTATCAAGGCCAATATACTTCAGCCATAATGGATATATTAGACACAAACAAGAAAACTATTTTACACATACCAAACGTAAACTCTGGGGAATCGACTAAGGATAAGCATAATGAAGTCGATACTATATTAGATGCTATTGGGGAAGTTCAAAGAGTAGACCCCGACACACAAGTTATATATGTGAAACGGCATGGAGACGGTAGAATACTTAAGGTTGCTGATCTGGTAAATGATAATCCAAGCGATCGAGACAAGATTATTACCTACCTCCGCAACATGAAAACACTTGAAGATATGGATCTAATAATTGCATTAGGCATGGCAAAAGAGGGTTTTGACTGGCCATTTTGCGAGCATGCATTAACTGTTGGCTATAGAGGTTCTTTGACAGAAATTATTCAGATAATTGGGCGTTGTACAAGAGATAGCAGCAATAAAAGCCATGCCCAGTTCACGAATTTAATCGCTCAGCCTGATGCCGCAGACGCTTTAGTAAAGCTATCTGTGAATAATATGCTGAAAGCTATAACGGCCTCTCTATTAATGGAGCAGGTATTGGCGCCAAACTTTAAGTTTAAAACCAAACTATCAGATGAGGACAAGTCCGCTCCTAGTGAAATCAAAATTAGAGGACTCAAGCTGCCAAGCTCAAAGAGAGTAAACGACATAATTGAATCTGATTTGAATGATTTAAAAGCAACCATCTTGCAGGACGACACAATGTTGAAGGCAATGCCTGGTAATGTTGATCCTGAAGTAATCAATAAGGTGTTAATCCCCAAGATTATTAAGCTTAGGTATCCTGACTTGTCAGAAGAGGAGGCAGAAGAGGTTCGTCAGTATGTGGTTGTTGATTCCGCGATCAAAACCAGCGAAATAAAGGATTCGGGGGGGAAAAGATTTGTCAGAATGGCTGGTCAATTTGTAAACATTGATGACCTTCATATAGATCTAATCGATAAGATCAATCCTTTTCAAAAAGCGTTTGAAATACTATCAAAATCAGTAACGACAAGGGTTTTAAAGGTTATTCAAGATGCTATTGAGGCCACAAGAATTCAAATGACTATGGAAGAAGCAGTAATACTCTGGCCGAAAATCAATGAATTTGTTAAAACATTCAATAGGCAGCCAGGTATCCAATCCTCGGACCCGTTAGAAAGAAGAATGGCGGAAGGAATTATCTATTTAAAGGATCAAAAGCGAAGAAAGCAAAATGGACAATAA
- a CDS encoding polysaccharide biosynthesis/export family protein, producing MKKIVSVSLIVINLIVLGNLSFASEYRLGPYDTLELEVINHPELKTKQTVAPDGQVSLPLLGVVSVEGQSLKGFQRFLTNNYSAYLDKPQVVIGLTPKPIYVVQYDLKKDTWEVKKAGSIDEAKAYANLDPTLTIEHGNVYKITMGSKPDFWEENWYKVLTGAAVAVGIYATLNK from the coding sequence ATGAAAAAGATCGTATCAGTGTCGTTAATAGTTATTAATTTGATTGTCCTTGGAAATTTGTCATTTGCCTCCGAATACCGTCTTGGCCCCTACGATACTCTTGAGCTTGAGGTAATCAATCACCCAGAACTAAAGACCAAGCAGACTGTTGCTCCCGATGGGCAGGTCTCTTTGCCGTTGTTAGGAGTTGTTTCGGTCGAGGGTCAGTCGCTAAAAGGCTTCCAACGGTTTCTGACCAACAATTATTCCGCTTATCTTGATAAGCCGCAAGTTGTGATTGGCCTGACTCCAAAGCCGATTTATGTTGTACAATATGACTTGAAGAAGGATACTTGGGAAGTAAAGAAGGCCGGTTCGATTGATGAAGCGAAAGCCTATGCCAATCTCGATCCGACCTTGACGATTGAGCACGGCAATGTTTATAAGATTACGATGGGGAGTAAGCCGGACTTCTGGGAAGAGAATTGGTACAAGGTTCTTACTGGCGCGGCGGTTGCAGTTGGGATATATGCGACGTTGAATAAATAG
- a CDS encoding four helix bundle protein: MVFDLEERTTTFARAVIRLCKSLPRNPMNDRLTGQAVGSAGSVGANYREANDALGKKDFLQRMKISRREAKEIHHWLCLIEEANEYKRQEIAPLLKESKELIKILSAIINRSE; encoded by the coding sequence ATGGTTTTCGATCTTGAAGAAAGAACAACAACCTTTGCCAGAGCCGTAATAAGACTATGCAAAAGTCTACCCAGAAATCCCATGAACGATCGCTTAACCGGGCAGGCCGTAGGCTCGGCTGGATCGGTTGGGGCAAATTATCGGGAAGCTAACGATGCTCTCGGCAAAAAAGATTTTCTTCAGCGAATGAAAATCTCACGGCGTGAAGCCAAAGAAATTCATCATTGGCTATGTTTAATTGAAGAAGCGAATGAGTATAAACGGCAGGAAATAGCACCGTTGTTAAAGGAATCGAAAGAGTTGATCAAAATTCTTTCGGCAATTATCAATCGTTCAGAATAG
- a CDS encoding sigma factor-like helix-turn-helix DNA-binding protein, with amino-acid sequence MIDSLLIKKELLVYLSPRERQIIEMRYGLLDGREMTLQAIGDVFGVCRERIRQIERKALRKLKHPSRLKKINRSV; translated from the coding sequence ATGATTGACAGTTTATTAATAAAAAAGGAGCTTCTTGTTTATTTATCCCCAAGGGAAAGGCAAATTATTGAAATGCGCTATGGATTATTAGATGGACGCGAAATGACATTGCAGGCGATCGGCGATGTTTTCGGCGTCTGCCGGGAAAGGATCAGGCAAATTGAAAGAAAAGCACTTAGAAAGTTAAAGCATCCAAGTCGATTGAAAAAGATTAATCGCTCTGTTTGA